The sequence CTTAATCTCAGGATTCTCCATACGAACCGCTTCCGCTAAGTCTTCAAGATCTTGGAAAATCATGCCATCGGCACCAATCATCTTACTGATCTCATCGACATCACGACCATGAGCAATCAACTCGCTGGCTGTTGGCATATCGATACCATAAACGTTAGGGAAACGAATTTCTGGTGCAGCCGAAGCAAAATACACTTTCTTCGCGCCAGCTTCACGAGCCATCTCGATGATTTGCTCGGACGTAGTGCCACGTACCACAGAGTCATCGACTAACAAGACATTCTTGCCCTTAAACTCGACACCAATTGCATTGAGCTTGCGGCGTACCGACTTCTTACGCTCCTGTTGACCAGGCATGATGAAGGTACGGCCAATATAACGGTTTTTAACAAACCCTTGGCGATATGGCAGCTCCAAGTGACGGGCGATTTCTAACGCAGTATCACATGAGGTTTCTGGAATAGGGATAACCACATCAATGTCATGATCTTCCCATTCGTTCTTGATCTTTTCACCTAGTTTAGCGCCCATGTTCACGCGACTACCGTAGACAGAGACTTTATCGATAGTCGAGTCAGGGCGTGCGAAGTAAACAAATTCGAACAAACAAGGTGCATAGGTAGGGTCTTTAGCACATTGACGCGTATATAGCTCACCATCTTGGGTGATATACACGGCTTCGCCCGGCGCGATATCGCGCATTAGCTTGAAACCAACTGCATCTAGCGCCACACTCTCAGAGGCAACCATATACTCGATGCCATTTTCAGTCTCTTGCTTACCCAGTACCAAAGGACGGATCCCAAATGGGTCACGAAAAGCAACCAGACCTTGGCCTATGATCAAGGCAACAACAGCATAAGCGCCACGAGTCAATGAATGCACACTGGCAACCGCATCGAACACTTCATCGGCGCTTAAACTCTCGTTTTTGCACTGCTGAAGCTCATCGGCCAACAGGTTTAACAAGACTTCAGAATCAGATGTTGTATTCACATGACGGCGCTGTTTGAGCAGACGCTCGTGTAACTCTACGGTATTGGTCAAGTTGCCGTTATGGGCTAATGAAATACCAAATGGAGAGTTCACGTAGAAAGGTTGAGCCTCAGATGCACTCGAGCTGCCTGCAGTTGGGTAACGAACATGGCCGATACCTATGTTACCTTGCAGACGTTGCATATGTTTAACTTCAAATACGTCTTTTACCAGACCATTGGCCTTACGTAATCTAAACGCACTACCATCAACAGTCACGATACCAGCAGCATCTTGTCCGCGATGCTGGAGTACGGTTAGTGCATCATAGATAGGCTGATTAACCGATGATTGGCCAACTATTCCGACGATACCACACATGGGTGAGATTCCTCATTGTAAGATGTTCTGATAATTATAATTTTTAGCCGCAAAAGTCAGAATCGACTTAAGCTAAACCTACTAATGCTTTAATGCATTTTATATTTTGGGTACAAAGCTTGACGTGTTTTCTATGTAGTCAAAAAACCACTGGATAACAACGCCGAATTCGGGCACGAGTTTTGAACTCTGCCACCAATCCGTATTGGGTGCGCCCGTGAACGCATCCAGGAAAAACAGTAAAGCACTGACAATTAAGGCGCCTCTTAAAGCACCGAAACATAGACCCAAGACTCGGTCGGTCCCGGATAACCCCGTCTTGTCGACCAACTGACCAATGAGATAATTAATTAATGCACCGATAATGAGTGTCGCTATAAAAAGAATAGCAACTGCGACACCGTTTCGGAGCATTTCATCTTGCATTTGGGTGAGGTAAACCGCGAGGTCTTGATAAAACTGACTCGCAACAAAGAAGGCTGCAAACCAGACAACTAAGGACATGGCTTCTTTAGCGAAACCACGGAGTAGACTGATAAGAGTCGAGACTCCGATAACAGCGAGAATGGCGTAATCGATCCAAACCATTTAATGATAATCCGACATAGGGTTAAGACGGCGGGATTTTAACAGAGACCGAGCACATTCTCACCCCCAAATGGGATAATTTATTGTTTCGATCTCTAATCACAGTTTTCGCTTAAGAAGCCGTTGGGCTATAAGAGACGATTCGCCCTTTAAGCTTGGTCAACTTCTCGATACCCGGCTCCAGCGACTGCAGCTTAGCTTTGGAGATTTCAGGCCCCACAAACACCTTAGTCAACTTGCCATCGACAGGGTTAGTCGGCAAGGTATAGGCATTGAAGCCTCCGGCTCTCAACTTACTGATGAGGCCTTTAACATTAGCAGCATTATTGAAGCTGCCTAGCTGTAATGTATAGGCTGCACTCGTCGGCATCACAGGCTTAGCAACGGGTTTCTTAATCGGCTTTTGCGCAGGCTTAGATTCAGGTTTAACTTCGGGCTGGCTCTGTGGATCCACATTTGTACTTGCAGTCTGCTGCGCAGGTTTTTTCTCTGTCTCGACCACTTCCCATTCACC is a genomic window of Shewanella psychrophila containing:
- the purF gene encoding amidophosphoribosyltransferase: MCGIVGIVGQSSVNQPIYDALTVLQHRGQDAAGIVTVDGSAFRLRKANGLVKDVFEVKHMQRLQGNIGIGHVRYPTAGSSSASEAQPFYVNSPFGISLAHNGNLTNTVELHERLLKQRRHVNTTSDSEVLLNLLADELQQCKNESLSADEVFDAVASVHSLTRGAYAVVALIIGQGLVAFRDPFGIRPLVLGKQETENGIEYMVASESVALDAVGFKLMRDIAPGEAVYITQDGELYTRQCAKDPTYAPCLFEFVYFARPDSTIDKVSVYGSRVNMGAKLGEKIKNEWEDHDIDVVIPIPETSCDTALEIARHLELPYRQGFVKNRYIGRTFIMPGQQERKKSVRRKLNAIGVEFKGKNVLLVDDSVVRGTTSEQIIEMAREAGAKKVYFASAAPEIRFPNVYGIDMPTASELIAHGRDVDEISKMIGADGMIFQDLEDLAEAVRMENPEIKRFETSVFDGNYITNDVDQTYLDHITQLRNDDAKANRSKDIGTNLELHNVCHP
- a CDS encoding CvpA family protein codes for the protein MVWIDYAILAVIGVSTLISLLRGFAKEAMSLVVWFAAFFVASQFYQDLAVYLTQMQDEMLRNGVAVAILFIATLIIGALINYLIGQLVDKTGLSGTDRVLGLCFGALRGALIVSALLFFLDAFTGAPNTDWWQSSKLVPEFGVVIQWFFDYIENTSSFVPKI
- the dedD gene encoding cell division protein DedD, whose protein sequence is MSGHFQNRLVGVIVFVALGVIFLPDVLDGKKVQQEEQFSEIPLRPEVTEMSLPDEAMQAVDLSDKEQAFKSEEQTDTPGGGEWEVVETEKKPAQQTASTNVDPQSQPEVKPESKPAQKPIKKPVAKPVMPTSAAYTLQLGSFNNAANVKGLISKLRAGGFNAYTLPTNPVDGKLTKVFVGPEISKAKLQSLEPGIEKLTKLKGRIVSYSPTAS